A window of Castanea sativa cultivar Marrone di Chiusa Pesio chromosome 1, ASM4071231v1 contains these coding sequences:
- the LOC142641978 gene encoding putative inactive shikimate kinase like 1, chloroplastic isoform X2: MSVSVSMELITSCNCNTLQFQRPFHAVASSFSLSQTHFPHSLSTRNYHTLRFHPPLPSSPFHTQSRSTTCSVANDSTLILIQKKAMDISPELKGTSIFLVGMKNSIKTSLGKLLAGVLRYYYFDSDGLVEEAAGGESAAKSLKESDEKAFCESETEVLKQLSSMGRLVICAGDGAVQSSTNLAFLRYGISICVDVPLDMVAREVIKDQSQLSDSEIYTSEAYSEVLTQLIALHEEMRGGYGTADATVSLQKVATQLGYDDMDAVTIEDMALEVLKEIEKLTRVKKMMEEAARPF; encoded by the exons atgtccgtgtccgtgtccatGGAGCTAATAACCTCATGCAACTGCAATACCCTCCAATTCCAACGTCCCTTTCATGCTGTGGCTTCGAGTTTCAGCCTCTCCCAGACCCATTTCCCACACTCCTTATCCACTCGTAATTACCACACCCTCCGCTTCCACCCACCTCTTCCAAGCTCTCCTTTCCACACTCAATCTCGCTCCACCACTTGCTCTGTGGCCAATGATAGCACTCTCA TTTTAATCCAGAAGAAAGCTATGGATATATCCCCTGAACTGAAAGGAACTTCCATATTTCTTGTGG GGATGAAAAACTCCATAAAGACCAGTTTGGGGAAACTTCTAGCAGGTGTATTACGATATTATTACTTTGACAG TGATGGTTTGGTTGAGGAAGCTGCCGGAGGTGAATCTGCTGCCAAATCTTTAAAGGAAAGTGATGAAAAGGCCTTTTGTGAGTCTGAG ACTGAAGTGTTGAAGCAGTTATCATCCATGGGTCGACTAGTGATTTGTGCTGGAGATGGTGCAGTTCAGAGTTCTACTAATCT GGCTTTTCTGAGATATGGAATCTCGATATGTGTTGATGTGCCCTTAGACATGGTTGCCAGGGAGGTGATTAAAGACCAGTCTCAACTTTCTGATTCAGAAATATATACTTCTGAAGCTTATTCTGAG GTTTTGACTCAGTTAATTGCACTTCATGAAGAAATGAGAGGTGGATATGGTACAGCTGATGCAACTGTTTCACTACAAA AGGTTGCTACTCAATTAGGTTATGATGATATGGACGCAGTTACCATCGAAGACATGGCTTTAGAG GTTCTCAAGGAGATTGAAAAATTGACAAGAGTTAAGAAGATGATGGAAGAAGCAGCAAGACCCTTTTAA
- the LOC142641978 gene encoding putative inactive shikimate kinase like 1, chloroplastic isoform X1: protein MSVSVSMELITSCNCNTLQFQRPFHAVASSFSLSQTHFPHSLSTRNYHTLRFHPPLPSSPFHTQSRSTTCSVANDSTLNPKTKDAVLEPSLALKKKAMDISPELKGTSIFLVGMKNSIKTSLGKLLAGVLRYYYFDSDGLVEEAAGGESAAKSLKESDEKAFCESETEVLKQLSSMGRLVICAGDGAVQSSTNLAFLRYGISICVDVPLDMVAREVIKDQSQLSDSEIYTSEAYSEVLTQLIALHEEMRGGYGTADATVSLQKVATQLGYDDMDAVTIEDMALEVLKEIEKLTRVKKMMEEAARPF from the exons atgtccgtgtccgtgtccatGGAGCTAATAACCTCATGCAACTGCAATACCCTCCAATTCCAACGTCCCTTTCATGCTGTGGCTTCGAGTTTCAGCCTCTCCCAGACCCATTTCCCACACTCCTTATCCACTCGTAATTACCACACCCTCCGCTTCCACCCACCTCTTCCAAGCTCTCCTTTCCACACTCAATCTCGCTCCACCACTTGCTCTGTGGCCAATGATAGCACTCTCA ATCCAAAGACGAAGGACGCTGTGCTTGAACCTTCGCTTGCATTGAAG AAGAAAGCTATGGATATATCCCCTGAACTGAAAGGAACTTCCATATTTCTTGTGG GGATGAAAAACTCCATAAAGACCAGTTTGGGGAAACTTCTAGCAGGTGTATTACGATATTATTACTTTGACAG TGATGGTTTGGTTGAGGAAGCTGCCGGAGGTGAATCTGCTGCCAAATCTTTAAAGGAAAGTGATGAAAAGGCCTTTTGTGAGTCTGAG ACTGAAGTGTTGAAGCAGTTATCATCCATGGGTCGACTAGTGATTTGTGCTGGAGATGGTGCAGTTCAGAGTTCTACTAATCT GGCTTTTCTGAGATATGGAATCTCGATATGTGTTGATGTGCCCTTAGACATGGTTGCCAGGGAGGTGATTAAAGACCAGTCTCAACTTTCTGATTCAGAAATATATACTTCTGAAGCTTATTCTGAG GTTTTGACTCAGTTAATTGCACTTCATGAAGAAATGAGAGGTGGATATGGTACAGCTGATGCAACTGTTTCACTACAAA AGGTTGCTACTCAATTAGGTTATGATGATATGGACGCAGTTACCATCGAAGACATGGCTTTAGAG GTTCTCAAGGAGATTGAAAAATTGACAAGAGTTAAGAAGATGATGGAAGAAGCAGCAAGACCCTTTTAA